A stretch of DNA from Catenulispora acidiphila DSM 44928:
GCGGCTGGAGTCGGCGCAGAAGGAGCGCCGCGAGATCCCGGTGGCGGACTGGCTCGAGCACTACATCACGCACCCCGTGACCGGGACTGTGGCCCGGGCCGTGCTGTGGGAGGTGCGGGCCGGCGGTACCGAGACGTGGCGGCTGGGTCTGCCGAAGAAGGTCGAGGAGCGCTGGGGGCTGGTCACCGAAGGCGGCGTGCGGATCGTGCTCCAGGACGGCGACGTGGTGCGGGTCGCCGCCCCGGTGCGGGTGTCCGCGGCGCAGGCGCGCGGCTGGAAACAGGTGCTGGCGCAGGCGAAGGTGCAGCTGGTGCTGAAGCAGATCAAGCCGCTTTGAGGATTCGGGCTCGCCCTGGTCCAGCGGTGTGTCCGGCGGCCGCGCCCGCGGCGTCGGCGAGCTGTCGTGCCCGCCGCTCGCCCGTCAGCTCTCCAGCCAGCCCTGCACGAAGTCCGCGGTGTCCTGCCAGCCCTTCACCGCCACCGAGCGGATGCCCATGGCCTCCACCGGGTGGTCGTTGCCCTGCGGGTCCAGGCGGTCGCCGACGAAGAGGATGTCGTCCATGCCGATGTGCAGCTCGGCCATCAGCTTGCGCATGCCGTGCGCCTTGTCGATGCCCTCGGCGGTGACGTCGATCGAGGTGCTGCCGCCGCTGCGGACCTCCAAGCCGGGCAGGCGCTCGGCGGCCCAGGCGCGCAGCCGCTCCTTCTTCGCGCCGTCCGGGTCCCAGGCGGTCTTCTCGGCCACCGGAGCCTGCTGTCCCAGCGCGGAGAAGGTGATCTGGCTGCCCCGGTCCTCGATGATGTCGCCCCAGGTCTTGTCCTCCCACAGCCCCAGCGTCTTGGCACCCTCGGTCAGCACGC
This window harbors:
- a CDS encoding HAD-IIB family hydrolase, producing the protein MTSHDPDARVLAFDLDGTLAESKTAITPRMAGLLVDLLDEVQVCIISGGAFPQFQTQVLDRLDATDEQLAKLNLMPTNGTRYYLHRDGGWREIYAEDLPEDTKRKVVGVLTEGAKTLGLWEDKTWGDIIEDRGSQITFSALGQQAPVAEKTAWDPDGAKKERLRAWAAERLPGLEVRSGGSTSIDVTAEGIDKAHGMRKLMAELHIGMDDILFVGDRLDPQGNDHPVEAMGIRSVAVKGWQDTADFVQGWLES